In bacterium, the sequence CCAAGGTCCGAGTGACGATCTTCAAGCCCAAGCAGTAACCAAACAAAGAGGGCGGGCGCGGTTCGAAAACCGCGCCCGCCCTCTTTGTTTACAGGTTAGGGAAAGCTGATGGTCGCCGGCGCGTCGATGGAGGCGATGTCGAAGACGGTCGCCTTCTCGAGGTCCGCGTTGTCGGCGCGGATGGCGGTCACGGTGTAGAAGTAGATCTTGCCCTTCACGAGGCCTTCGCCCTTGAGCTGGGGATAGCCGGGGAACTTGAGGTTCTCGTCGGGCAAAGAGCCGACGGTGGCGGCGGTCGTCTTGGTGAGCGCGGCGTAGACCAGCTTGCCGTTCTTGCCGTTCTGGTTCTCGTTGACGGTCACGTAGTAGGCGGTCGCCCCGGCGCCCTCGCCCCAGCTGAGGGCGGGCTTGCCGGTCTTGGTGGTGAAGGTGCCGCTCTCGGAGGCGGCGCCGTCCAGGCGCAGGGTGCCCGGCTGGCCGACCTGTGAGGCCGAGACCTTGACCGGGGGCGTTTCGACGCTCGCCTTCTCTTCGCCGCTCGCCGAGAAGGCGGTGACGACGTAGGTGAGCTCGTGGCCCGGCTCGACCCGGTCGGTGTGGGTGGTCTTGTCGGTCGAGACGATGAGGCGCGGGGCGCTGCCGTCCACCTTGCGCGAGACCTGGTAGGTGGCGGCGTTGGTCACGCCGTCCCAGGTCAGGGTGATCGAGGCGGTGGTCATGCCCTGCTCCTTGGAGGTGACGGCCAGGAGCTTGGGGTTGAGGGCGGTGTTGCCCGCAAGGCCCATGAAGCCGGGGCAGCCGGTCAGGACCAGGGCGGTAGCGGCGGCGAGCATCAGTCTCGGTAGGCGCAAGGCGAGTCTCCTTCGGAAAATGGGGCAGGCGAGTCTCAGCTTAAGGCGTGGCGGTAACGAGGGTGATCACACCACCAGCTCTTTGAGCTTGCCCTCGTTCATGAGCGTGAACTGGTTGCGGTCGATGGAGACCAGGCCCCGGTCCTGGTAGTCCATCAGGACGCGGGTGAAGGTCTCGCGGCTGGTGCCGGTCAGGTTCGCCATCTCCTGGCGCGTCATGCGGGTGGAGAAGGTCGGCTTGCCCTCGGGCGAGACGGTGCCGTCCTCGCGGGCCAGCTCGATCAAGAGCCGGGCGACGCGGCCCGGCGCCGACAGGAAGGCGAGGCTCTCCACGTGGGCGTCGGTCGAGCGCAGGCGGCGCGAGAGCACCGTCAGGAGCTTGAGCGGGATGTTCGGCAGGTCGCGCAGGATCTTGCTGAACTCCTCGCGCTGGATGGTGAGGACCGAGGTCTCCTCGACGGCGATCGCCGTGGCCGAGCGTGGTTGGCCGTCCAGGAGCGACATCTCGCCGAACAGCTCGGCAGGGCCGACGATGCCCAGGATGTGCTCGCGGCCGTCGCCCGAGTTGACGACGATCTTGACCTTGCCGTCAACGACGATGTAGCAAGCGTTACCGGGGTCCTCCACGTAGAAGACGATAGAGCCCTTGGGGACGTTGCGCTTGCGCGTGATCGCGGCGATGGCCTCGAGCTCGGCGGGCTCCAGGTCACCGAACAGCACGGTCTGCTTCAGGAAGGGGGGAATGTTCAATGCCTTATCCTCCTCGCCGCATGTGGGCGCGCGGGTTGTAGGGGGCCATGGTGCCGAGGCGTCGCCAGAGGGCGAGCGCCTGCTCGTCGATCTCAGGGGGTAGGTGGAGTTGGACCTTCACGAAGAGATCGCCCCGCCCTTCGCCCTTGAGGTGCGGCATGCCCTTGCCCTTGATGCGGAAGGTGCGGCCGCTCTGGGTGCGGGGCGGGATCTTCATCTTGATGGCCCCGTCGAGGGTAGGGACCTCGATCTCGGCGCCGTCGATGGCTTCCCAGAAGGTCACGGGCAAATCGAGCCGCAGGTCGTCGCCCGTGCGCTCGAACAGGGAGTGAGGCTTGACCGTCACTTCGACCATCACGTCGCCGGCGCGTACCTTGGAGCCGGTGGCGACGCCCGCGGGAAGCTTGACGCGAAGCTGCTTGCCGGTGCGCGGGTTCATGACCTCGCGGCTGGTGCCGGCGAGGGCCTCTTCGAGGGTGACGTGGACCGGCACCTCGACGGGTTCGCTCGGGGTCTGGCGCGTGGTGCCTCCGCCGCCGAACATGGCGTCGAGGATGTCCTCGAAGCCGCCGCCCGAAAAACCGCCGCCGAAGCCACCACCGTGTCCCCCGAAGGGCGAGGAGCCGCGGCGCGAGGAGCGGCCGAAGGGGCCTTGAGAGCCGCCGGGCTGGAAGCCGGGGCCGAATTGTCGCATCTGGTCGTAGGTCTTGCGCTTCTCGGCGTCGCCCAGCGTGTCGTAGGCCGCGCTGATCTCTTTGAAGCGGGCCTCTGCGGCGTCTTTGCCGGCGCCCTGCACCCGGTCGGGGTGGTACTGTCGGGCGAGCTTACGGTAGGCTTTTTTGATCGCGTCGTCTGTGGCGTTCGCGGGGACGCCCAGGACCTCGTAGTAATCGCGCGTCGCCATGGGGCCTCACAAAAAATTACCAGGGCCTCCCCGATGGCCGGCAGGATCAGGCTGATCCATGACACCCGTGCTTTCCGCTTACCGCTGCTCCCTTCCGGGCCTGACGGGGTTCACGGCGCGACGCCGCATGGGACCCGACCCCGCGATCATCGGGGCGCTCTGGCATGAAGGAGTATATCAGATTCCCCGCGATCGGTCACTCGCTGGTATCGCCTCGGCGCGAGATTGGCGGCCTCGGGGGTGGGCGGTATAATAGTCGTTTCCAGGGCCATACGACCGGTCTGCCGATTTTCGCCGTCCAGAAGGAGACCTCGATGCCGAAGCGACTTTTCGCCGCCACCGTCCTGCTGGCAACCCTCTCGCTCGGCGCGAACGCCGCGCCGGCTGCCCGCGCGGCCGCGGCCTTCGGGCCCGACACCATCGCGGATCTCGCCGAGAAGGCGGCCCCTGCGGTCGTCAACATCGACACCGTCCGGCGCCAGAAGAACCCCATGGCCCAGGTGGATCCCTTCTTCCATCGCTTCTTCGGCACCGATCTGAGCCGCCTGCCCCAGTACTTCGAGCAGAAGGGGGTGGGCTCGGGCTTCGTGATCGACGCTTCGGGCCTCGTCCTCACCAACCACCACGTGACCCAGGGGGCCTCGACCATCAAGGTGACCCTCAGCGACGGGCGCTCCTTCGACGGCAAGGTGATCGGCAAGGACCCGGGCTCGGATCTCGCCCTGGTCAAGATCGAGGCCAAGGGCCTGAGCGTGCTCAAGCTCGCCGACGCGCCGCGCGTCCGGGTGGGCGAGTGGGTGGTGGCCATCGGCAGTCCCCTGGGCCTCTCGACGACGGTCACCGCCGGGATCGTCAGCGCCCTCAACCGGGACGTGGCCATCAACGACCGGGTCAGCTTCATCCAGACCGACGCGCCGATCAACCCGGGCAATTCGGGCGGCCCCCTGCTCAACCTCGAAGGCAGGGTGATCGGCGTCAACACGGCGATCGCGGCCAAGGCCCAGGGCATCGGCTTCGCCATCCCGGTCGAGACGGTGAAGTTCGTGGTTTCCGAGCTGCGCGAGAAGGGCAAGGTGGAGCGCCCCTGGCTGGGCGTTGCGATCGCCGAATTGACCCCCGAGCGCGCCGCGCAGCTCTTCCGCAAGACCGATCCCGGGGTGCTGGTGCGCGACGTGGCCGAGGGCAGCCCCGCTGCCACGGCGGGCATCCTCGAAGGGGACGTGATCGTCTCGGTCGACGGCAAGCCCGTCAGCGAGCCGAGCCACGTGACCCACATGGTCGCCAACCACCGGGTCGGCGACAAGATCAAGCTGCTCGTCAGCCGAGAGGGCCAGCGCAAGGAGCTGGTCGTGACCCTGAAGGCCGTCCCCGCCAAGGTGCAGGAGGCCGCCGAGAAACCCGCCGATCCCGAGCCTGACGAGGAAAGATGACCCAGCCGACCAAGCCCTTTATTGAACGCTTCCAGGAGGTCGTCCAGCAGCTGCCCATGTACGAGCCGCGGCCGGGGCAGCTCCAGATGGCCGAGACCATCCACCAGGCCTTCACCGAGAAGCGCCACGCCGTCATCGAGGCAGGCACCGGCAGCGGCAAGAGCTTTGGCTACCTGATCCCCCTGCTCGAGGGCCAGGGCCCCTACGTGGTCTCCACCGGCACCATCGCCCTTCAAGAGCAGCTGCTCAAGAAGGACATCCCCTTCCTCCAGAAGGCCACCGGCAACCAGTTCAAGGTCGCCCTCGCCAAGGGGCGGGGCAACTACCTCTGCAAGCAGAAGTTCTGGGAGGTGGACCGCCGCCTGCCCATGAACGACGCCTTGCGCGCCGAGTTCGACCAGATGTCGGCCTACCTCCAGGACCACGAGTGGGACGGGGACGTGGCGAGCTTGCCCTGGGTGCCGAGCCAGCGCCTCTGGGAGGAGGTCGCCTCCGACGCGGACGACTGCCTCGGGGCCAAGTGCGAGTTCTACGAAGTCTCGCCCCAGCGCCAGGCGCGGGTACGCCAGGCCCATGCGGACCTCATCATCGCGAACCACTCCCTCTACTTCGCGGACCTCGCGGCCGCCGGCGGGATCCTGCCGAGCCACGAGGCGGTGGTCTTCGACGAGGCCCACCACCTTCCCGCGTCGGCGACCCGCGCCTTCTCGGCGTCTATCGGACGCTATGCGATCGCGAAGCTCCTGCAGAAGATCCGGCGCCGGTTGGGGGCCATCCCCGACGAGATCTCCTTCTCGCTGGTCGGCCACGAGAGCCGGCTCTTCGACTGGGTCTTCAAGAGCGAACGCCTTCAGTACCGTCTCTATCCCGACGCGGTCTTCATCGAGATCCTGGACGGGATCCTCGAGGACCTGCGCCTGCTGCGCTCCTGGCTTGAGCGGGACTCGTCGCTCGGCGGCGGCATGCTGGATCCCGAGATCGCGAAGAAGGCTCCCCTGCACCGGCCGCGCCTGATCAACCAGCTCGAAGGGCTCATGGCCCGCTGGGAGTTCTTCGGCATGCAGGCGGACGCCACACTTGCCGAGCGGGTCAACTGGGTCGAGCTGGACCGCAACCGCGGCTACTTCGAGCTAAAGAGCGCGCCTCTGGACGTCTCGAAGGACCTGCACGAGCTGCTGTGGAGCCAGCGGCCGACGGTCTGTGCCTCGGCGACCCTCGGGGTCGGGGGCGACTTCAGCTTCTTCAAGCAGAAGGTGGGTATCGAGGAGGCCTTCGACCTGGAGCTGCCCAGCCCCTTCGATTACCAGCGCCAGGCCACCCTCTACGTGCCGCGCTACCTGCCCGAGCCCAACGCCCCTGAGTTCGCGCTTCACGCCCGCGAGGCCATCAAGGATATCCTGCGCGCGACCCAGGGACGGGCCTTCGTGCTGTTCACCAGCTACCGGGCCATGAACGCCGCCTTCAACGTCCTCTTCGAGACCCTGCCCTTCCCGGTCAAGAAGCAGGGCGAGCTGCCCCGCAGCCAGCTCATCGAATGGTTCAAGACCACCCCAGGGGCCGTCCTCTTCGCCACCAGCTCCTTCTGGGAAGGGGTGGACGTGCCGGGGGATGCCCTCTCGTGCGTCATCATCGATCGCCTGCCCTTCTCGGTGCCCGACGATCCGGTGGTGCAGGCCCACGTGGAGCGCCTCAAGCTGCAAGGCCGCGACTGGTTCCGCGAATACACCCTGCCCGAGGCGATCATCCGCCTCAAGCAGGGCTTCGGGCGCCTGATCCGGACCGCCACCGACCGTGGCCTGGTCGCCATCCTCGACAACCGTCTCTACACCAAGAACTACGGGCACACCATCCTGACGGCCCTGCCGGACTGCCCGCGGGTGCGCGACCTCGATCGTTTCAAGCTGGGGTAGGGGGACTTTAATCCGCCCTTGCCCCAACCTTGACCTGTTGATTACCGGTTTTCGGTTTTCCCTGGCGATAACCTCTCAAGCATGTTGGCTGCATTGAGGATCGCCGGATGGAACTGAAGAACAACGTCGCTGCCGCCTATCCCACCCTGGCACGCCGCCTTGAGGCCTCCATGCAGGCTGCATACGGCCCCGCGATTCAACCCGTCGCGCCTCAGGGCCTCGGCCAGGACGCCTGGGTGCCCACCACCCTGCCGACCCACCTCAACACCCGCATGCAGGACATGATCCAGCGCCTGCACACCCTCTTGCACGAGACGAAGACGCCCCCGCCCGCTCCGACCAAGCCGCCTGCGCAGCCGCCTGCACAGCCGTCAGCCCCTGCGACCTACACGGTCCAGAAGGGCGACTCCCTCTCGAAGATCGCCAAGCAGCTTTTAGGTGACGGCGCCCGCTGGCCCGAACTCTACGAGGCCAACCGCGCCACCCTCTCGAACCCCGACCGGATCTTCCCCGGCCAGCAGCTGATCGTGCCGGGCGCCAAGGCCCCCAATACCACCCAGCCTCCTGCGCCTTCGGGCCCTGCCCCTGCCGCGCCGCCCCGTTCCGGCAGCGGCTCTCTCGCCACGCTTGGCATCCCGCTGAGTGACGAGGAGATCGCCAAGGCCCTGAACGTGCCGCTCGAGAACATCAAGGCGAACCTGCCCTACGTCGTGGACGCCCTCAAGGAGCACGGCATCACCTCCGAGGACGCTGTCATCTCGGTGCTCGCCACCATCGCGGTCGAGACCGGCAACTTCAAGCCCATCACCGAGTACGCGAGCGGTGACGCCTACGAGGGCCGCAGGGATCTGGGCAACACCCAGCGCGGCGACGGCCGACGCTACAAGGGGCGTGGCTACATCCAGATCACCGGCCGCTACAACTACGAGAAGTACGGCAAGCAGCTCGGTGTCGACCTGGTGGGCAATCCCAGCCTCGCGTTGGACCCCAAGATCGCGGCCCAGATCCTCGCGCGCTACTTCAAGGACCGCAACATCGCGGCCAAGGCCGAGCGGGGCGACGTTGAGGGGGTGCGCCGGGCGGTCAACGGCGGCACCAACGGGCTTGCGCGCTTCGAATCGGCGGTCAACAAGCTCGAGGCCTACGCGTAGTCAATCAGGACCCCAAGCTCGAAGGGGCGGCGCCATCGGCGCCGCCCCTTCCGTGTGCTATCGGTACAGCTCCAGCGTGGAGCGGACGTAGGTCGCCTCGCTCCAGGCGAGAGGGAAGGCGCTGACCCAGACGCGCTTGGCCTCGTCGAATTGCTCGCCGAGCATGAGGCTGTCGGTCTGGTAGGCGTAGCCCGTCATGATGTCGAAGAGGCGCTGGGCCCCTGCGCGATCGCCTGCCGTCAGCTTGTAGAGCGCAAGCCAGCCGGTGGTGACGGGCCAGGCCTGGCCGTCGTAGTAGGTGTCGTTCTCGTAGCGCCGGATGCCGCCCATGGGGCTCGACAGGCGCTGCTCGATCAGCGCGGCGGTCGCCTTCATGCGGGGATCCCGGTCCTCGAAGGCGCCGAACCACGCCGAGCCGAGCGCGAGGTTCGCGGCCTCGAGGGTCGCATCCACGCCCTTCTTGCGCTTGCCGCGGGCGAAGGCGCCGTTCACGACCAGCTCGCGCTCCATGGCCGCGTGCAGCTTGTCGGCCGTCTGGCGGTACTTGGCGGCCAGGGTGCGATCGCCCATCCGATCGGCGAGCTCGGCGCCCGCCACGAGTCCGGCCCAGCCCGCGGCGTTCGAGAAGGTCCAGGTGCCGTCGTGGGAGAGCTCCCACAGATCGCGGCAGTGGCTCAGGAGACCGTCCTGCTCCTGGACCATGACGAGGAAGTCGCAGGCCTTGCGGACCGCCGGCCAGCGGGCGGAAAGCCAGCTCGCATCGCCGGTCTTGCGGTAGACCTGCATGATCGCCCAGGGGAAGGTGCCCACCTGGTCGTGCTCGTTGCCGTTGGTGCCGAAGTCCCACAGGGCGCGGCTCGCGTCCGGGAAGTAGTTGATGGCCCAGCCGCCCGAGCTCTGCTGCAGGCGCTCGAGGAACTCGAAGAAGGCCTTGGCCTCGCGGTCGTAGCCCGCCTCGAGCAGGGTCAGGGCGTTGATCGAGCCGTCGCGGGGCCACACCAGGCGGTAGGGGGGATCCATGTTGGTGGGAGCGGCGATGAGCGCACCCTTGGTGTTCTGGTGCTGCTTGAGGGTGATGAGGGCGCGGCGGTAGACGGCGCGGACCTTCTCGGGCATGGCGGGCATGCGCCCCTGAGAGAGGAAGCGCTGCCAGCGCTCGGCGTCCTCGCGCTGCGCGCCCTCCCAGCCGAGCTTGAGCGCGCCCTTCGCCTCGGCGAGGGCCTGGCTCTCCTGGCCTGCGATCCCGATGGCGTAGGTCACCTCGGCGCTCTGGCCGGGGGCGATCTCGGGGAGGGCCTGGGCCACGGCGCCGTTGACGCCCGTCACCAGGGTGCTGGCGCGATCGCTACCGTTCAACTTGCCCGACTCGGCCGCAAGGCGCGCGTCACGCTTGGAGCCGATGGGCACGTTGGCCTCGCCGCACTGCCAGCCTGTAGCAGGGCGGTCGGAGGCGAGCGCCACGGCGACGCCCTTGGCGGTCTGGACCAAGGCGCCCCCGGCGCGGTCGAAGCGCAGGGTATCACCGCCCGGCAGGTGATTGAGGGTGAAGAAGGCGTAGCAGGTGGTCGAGAGGTCGCGAAGCGGAGCGTTCGAGGTGTTGGTGACGCTCACGCGACGGACGTGTGCGTGGTTGCCCGGGCGGACCAGGTCCGAGATTTTCAGCTCATAGCCCGGCCCCTCGAAGGTGCTGACGGCCATGCCGGTGTCGGGCACCAGGCGCTGATTCACCAGCTTGATCTGGTGGGCCCACTTGAGCTGGCCCTGGACCGTGACCCCCACGTACGAGTCCCACAGGTGGTCCTTGGCGTAGTCGGGGTAGTACAGCTCCATCAGGGCGCCGGCCTTGGCGCCGCGGCCGTAGTCGCGCGAGACGGCGGTCATCATGTCGCCGTTGCTCATCTGGGCGAAGTTGGGAGAGTCGCCGACCAGCGCTGAAATGATGTCGCGCTGCGCCGTCGCCTCGGGGTCTTCCCCTTGCTTGAGCGCACCGGGAGCCAGGCCGCAGCCGGCGAGCACGAGACTGCTCAGGGCGATCGCAGTGGGACGCTTCAACCATCCGGACCAGTGCTGCATTGTTAACTCCAGTTTATCGTTTGGTTGTCATCTTCTGTCCTTATCGCCGATCGATCGCACAAGCTTGTCTCTTTCATGCGAAAAGCGCCCCCGCCTTGGCGGGGGCGCTTTCGAAGCGAGAATTAGCGGAACTGGCGAGTGGTCGCCTCGTAGGTCTCGGCGAGCTGCCAGGCGAGCTCAGCCAGGCGGCGCTCGCGGCTCGTCAGCAGCATCCGGGCGTAACGGCGCAGGATGCGGGCTTTGTGGAGGCCGCTGTGATCCTTGGCGAAGATGAGGCGCTCGACACCCTCGAAGAAGCGCTCGCTGCGCGTGTCCAGCTCCCCGTCGAACGTCACGTGGAGCGCGAGGGTCGCAGGCAGGGGGCTGGCGAAGGCGGGCGTCACAGGGGCGTGCTGAATGGCGGTCGACATCGTGGCTCTCTCTTCGGGTGGGATGGAAGACTGTGCGGTTAAGCCAAGGTTAATTTCGATAGTCCTATCTTAACCGATCTCTCAACCCTTTGTCTTCAGATCCGTGCCTGGAGTTTTGTTAAATCTTTGCTAAAACTTGGTCAGGGCTTGATTTATGGCGCTCTTAGTTCACGCCCACCGCGATCGAGACCTGACCGACCGACTGGACCTTGAACTTGGCGTTGATCTCGGCGTACGAGATGACGGCCATGGTCGGGAAGTTGCGCTCGATGAGGCCTTTGACGTGCGGCCGGATGGTCGGGTTGGTGAGCAGCACCGGGTTGGAGCCGCGCGCCACCGCCTCCTGCTGGACGGCCGCGAGGCGCGCCAGGATGAGCTGCATGATCTGCGGGTTGACCGCCGCCTGCGGTCCCAGCGGGGTGTTGGTGATCGAGCCCTGGATCGTGTTCTCCACGCCCGGATCCAGCGTGATGACCTCGATCACGCCCTCTTCGGTCGCGAGGCTCGCGCAGATCTGGCGCGAGAGCTGCTGGCGGATCATCTCGTTGAGCAGGAAGATGTCCTTGGTCATCTTGCCGTAGTCGGCGAGGCGCTCCAGGATGGTCGCCAGGTCGCGGATGCTCACCCCTTCGCGGATCAGGCCCTGGAGGACGCGCTGGACCTCGGACAGCGAGAGGATCTCGGGCACCAGGTCCTTGACCGTGACCGGGGCCTTCTCCTTGAGGCGGTTCAGCATCATCTGGACCTCCTCGCGGCTCAGGATCTCGTGCGCGTACGAGCGGACCGTGTGCTCCATGTGGGCGGTCAGCACGTTGGTGGGATCCTGGATCAGATAGCCGAGCTGAGCAGCGCGCTGGGCCTCGGCGCCGGCCACCCACACCGCGGGCTTGCCGAAGGCGGGGTCGGTGGTCGGGAAGCCCACGAGCTCCTGGCTGGTGTCGGTGGTGCTCTGCTGGATAGCGAGCATGTAGCCGACCAAGAGCTCGCCGGTGGCGACCACGTTGCCCTTGACCAGGAGCTGGTAGGCGTTGGGTCTGAGGTTCAGGTTGTCCTTGAACTGGATGCCCGGCATGACGAAGCCCAGATCCAGCGCGATGTTGACGCGCATGGGCACCACGCGGTCCATCAGCTCGCCGCCGAGGCCAGGGTCCACCAGGGGCACCAGGTCCAGGCCAAGCTCCAGGGTCAAGGGCGGCACCCCGAGCATCTTCATGACGTTCTCGGGGTTCTTGAGGTCCTCCTCCGACTCGGGCGCGTAGTCGTCCATCATATCGTCCATGGGCATGCCGAAGTCGTCGGACACGCCGCCCGCGGGCATTATGGACTTGCGCACGGAGAGGAAGGCCGAAGCCCCCAGCGCCAGCGCGAGGGGGATGAAGAGGAACTTGGGGAAGCCCGGCACCCAGGCGATCAGGAAGGTGACGGCCGCCGCCACGCCCATGCTCTTGGGGTTGGAGAAGACCTGCTGCTTGATGTCCGCCGCGAGGTTCTGGTCCGAGGCCGAGCGCGAGCTGACCAGACCCGCCGAGATCGAGATCAGGATACCCGGGATGAGGCCCACCAGGCCGTCACCGACCGTGAGGATGGCGTACTTGGCGAGCGCCGTCATCACGTCCATCTTCTTCATCAGGATGCCGATCAGGATGCCGCCCACGATGTTGACGACGATCAGGATGATCGAGGCGATGACGTCGCCCTTCACGAACTTGTTGGCGCCGTCCATGGCCCCGAAGAAGTTGGCTTCGCGGACCAGGTCCTCGCGCCGCTGCTTGGCCTGGTTGCCGTCGATCAGGCCGGCCGCCAGGTCCGCGTCGATGGACATCTGCTTACCTGGCATGGCGTCCAGGGTGAAGCGGGCCGCGACCTCGGCGATACGCTTGGAGCCCTCGGTGATGACGATGAAGTTGACGATGATCAGGATGATGAAGATGATGATGCCGACGATGTAGTTGCCGCCCATGACGAACTCGGCCATGGTGTGGATCACGTTGCCGGCCTCGGCGTGGAGGAGGATCGAGCGCGTGGTTGCGACCGAGAGGGATAATCGGTAGAGCGCCGTCAGCAGCAGCATGGACGGGAAGGTCGCGAAGTCCAGCGGCCTGACGATGTACAGCGCCACGAAGACGATGATGATCGCCATGACGATGTTCAGGACGATCAAGACGTCCAGCATCCAGACCGGCAGCGGCAAGAACAGGATGCCGAGGATCGCGACCATCAGGCCCGCGATCACGAAGTCCCGGATCGGGACCCCCTTGCCTCCCCCCATGGCGCCGACCATCTAGGCTACCCGACGTTCGCGCCGAGCTTGCGCTTGAGGTTCTGGCTCGCCATGCGGGCGGTCATGGAGGGCAGGGTCGCCCCCTGGTTCACCCGGTTGAAGACATCCTCCTGGATGCTGGGATCCAGGTACTGGAGGACCTGCTCGGCGTAGCTCGGGTCGAGGGTCGCGAGCACCCCCGCGATGGTCGCCGGGCGCTCGCCATCGAAGGCCGCCGCCGCGGCATCTGGGCTGACCTCGTACATGAAGTCGAACGCGCCGCCGCCCTGCGGGGCCTGAGCCTGGGCACCCATGTCGGCGTAGCCCTGCTGATCGTACCCAGCGTCGGCGTAGCCGCCCTGCTGGTCGAACTGGCCGCCGAACTGATCCATCCCCGGCTGCATGAAGCCGCCCTGGCCCATGTCGAGCCCGGGGAAGGCGTTCGGGTCGAAGCCGCCCAGCGCCTGCTGGTCGAACATGGGCAGCGCCTCGGCCTCGCCGCCCAACGAGGCGGTGAGGGTGTCGAGGGGATTCGCCTCCTTGCGGGTGGCGCGGCGCAGGAGCGCGAGCAAGAGGAAAATCAGCAAGAGCGCGCCGCCGATCCACCAGACGATGGCCCACGAGACCGACTGGCCCTTCTTGGCCGTCTTCTCGGCGGTCTCTTCTTCGGTCAGCTGTTTCTTGAGGTCGTCGTAGGTGCTCGCGTCGAACCGGACCCGCTCCACGTTGACCTGGTCACGGCGGGCGGGGTCCGCGCCGGCGGCGGTCGCGATGATGATGCGGAGGCGGTCGGCGCTCTCCTGCTTGAGGGTGTCGGGGATCAGCACCGCGATCGACATGCGCTTGATGTTGCCGCTCGAAGGCTGGACCAGCTGGGTCTCCTCGTTGAAGGCCGGCTGCTCCTTGAGGTTCTTCTTGGTGACTTCCTTGCTACCACCCGGCGTCGAGGGGATCGCGGGGTAGGTGGGCACGTTGGCCACGGTACCCGGTGCGCCGCCGTCGCCCCCGCCCTGCACGGTCTCGGTCTGCTCGGACTTGGTGAGGGGCACGGTCTCGCCGTTGCCGTTGGTGACGGCCGCCTTCAGGGTGTTGCGGACCAGGCGCTTGTTGAAGTCCAGCTCCAGGCTCACGCGGACCACGGCCTTGCCCGAGCCTACGACCTTGTCGAGCAGGGTCGTCAGCTTCTGCTCGATCTCCTG encodes:
- a CDS encoding Crp/Fnr family transcriptional regulator, with the translated sequence MNIPPFLKQTVLFGDLEPAELEAIAAITRKRNVPKGSIVFYVEDPGNACYIVVDGKVKIVVNSGDGREHILGIVGPAELFGEMSLLDGQPRSATAIAVEETSVLTIQREEFSKILRDLPNIPLKLLTVLSRRLRSTDAHVESLAFLSAPGRVARLLIELAREDGTVSPEGKPTFSTRMTRQEMANLTGTSRETFTRVLMDYQDRGLVSIDRNQFTLMNEGKLKELVV
- a CDS encoding J domain-containing protein, which produces MATRDYYEVLGVPANATDDAIKKAYRKLARQYHPDRVQGAGKDAAEARFKEISAAYDTLGDAEKRKTYDQMRQFGPGFQPGGSQGPFGRSSRRGSSPFGGHGGGFGGGFSGGGFEDILDAMFGGGGTTRQTPSEPVEVPVHVTLEEALAGTSREVMNPRTGKQLRVKLPAGVATGSKVRAGDVMVEVTVKPHSLFERTGDDLRLDLPVTFWEAIDGAEIEVPTLDGAIKMKIPPRTQSGRTFRIKGKGMPHLKGEGRGDLFVKVQLHLPPEIDEQALALWRRLGTMAPYNPRAHMRRGG
- a CDS encoding trypsin-like peptidase domain-containing protein, which codes for MPKRLFAATVLLATLSLGANAAPAARAAAAFGPDTIADLAEKAAPAVVNIDTVRRQKNPMAQVDPFFHRFFGTDLSRLPQYFEQKGVGSGFVIDASGLVLTNHHVTQGASTIKVTLSDGRSFDGKVIGKDPGSDLALVKIEAKGLSVLKLADAPRVRVGEWVVAIGSPLGLSTTVTAGIVSALNRDVAINDRVSFIQTDAPINPGNSGGPLLNLEGRVIGVNTAIAAKAQGIGFAIPVETVKFVVSELREKGKVERPWLGVAIAELTPERAAQLFRKTDPGVLVRDVAEGSPAATAGILEGDVIVSVDGKPVSEPSHVTHMVANHRVGDKIKLLVSREGQRKELVVTLKAVPAKVQEAAEKPADPEPDEER
- a CDS encoding DEAD/DEAH box helicase yields the protein MTQPTKPFIERFQEVVQQLPMYEPRPGQLQMAETIHQAFTEKRHAVIEAGTGSGKSFGYLIPLLEGQGPYVVSTGTIALQEQLLKKDIPFLQKATGNQFKVALAKGRGNYLCKQKFWEVDRRLPMNDALRAEFDQMSAYLQDHEWDGDVASLPWVPSQRLWEEVASDADDCLGAKCEFYEVSPQRQARVRQAHADLIIANHSLYFADLAAAGGILPSHEAVVFDEAHHLPASATRAFSASIGRYAIAKLLQKIRRRLGAIPDEISFSLVGHESRLFDWVFKSERLQYRLYPDAVFIEILDGILEDLRLLRSWLERDSSLGGGMLDPEIAKKAPLHRPRLINQLEGLMARWEFFGMQADATLAERVNWVELDRNRGYFELKSAPLDVSKDLHELLWSQRPTVCASATLGVGGDFSFFKQKVGIEEAFDLELPSPFDYQRQATLYVPRYLPEPNAPEFALHAREAIKDILRATQGRAFVLFTSYRAMNAAFNVLFETLPFPVKKQGELPRSQLIEWFKTTPGAVLFATSSFWEGVDVPGDALSCVIIDRLPFSVPDDPVVQAHVERLKLQGRDWFREYTLPEAIIRLKQGFGRLIRTATDRGLVAILDNRLYTKNYGHTILTALPDCPRVRDLDRFKLG
- a CDS encoding LysM peptidoglycan-binding domain-containing protein, with product MELKNNVAAAYPTLARRLEASMQAAYGPAIQPVAPQGLGQDAWVPTTLPTHLNTRMQDMIQRLHTLLHETKTPPPAPTKPPAQPPAQPSAPATYTVQKGDSLSKIAKQLLGDGARWPELYEANRATLSNPDRIFPGQQLIVPGAKAPNTTQPPAPSGPAPAAPPRSGSGSLATLGIPLSDEEIAKALNVPLENIKANLPYVVDALKEHGITSEDAVISVLATIAVETGNFKPITEYASGDAYEGRRDLGNTQRGDGRRYKGRGYIQITGRYNYEKYGKQLGVDLVGNPSLALDPKIAAQILARYFKDRNIAAKAERGDVEGVRRAVNGGTNGLARFESAVNKLEAYA
- a CDS encoding FHIPEP family type III secretion protein, whose amino-acid sequence is MVGAMGGGKGVPIRDFVIAGLMVAILGILFLPLPVWMLDVLIVLNIVMAIIIVFVALYIVRPLDFATFPSMLLLTALYRLSLSVATTRSILLHAEAGNVIHTMAEFVMGGNYIVGIIIFIILIIVNFIVITEGSKRIAEVAARFTLDAMPGKQMSIDADLAAGLIDGNQAKQRREDLVREANFFGAMDGANKFVKGDVIASIILIVVNIVGGILIGILMKKMDVMTALAKYAILTVGDGLVGLIPGILISISAGLVSSRSASDQNLAADIKQQVFSNPKSMGVAAAVTFLIAWVPGFPKFLFIPLALALGASAFLSVRKSIMPAGGVSDDFGMPMDDMMDDYAPESEEDLKNPENVMKMLGVPPLTLELGLDLVPLVDPGLGGELMDRVVPMRVNIALDLGFVMPGIQFKDNLNLRPNAYQLLVKGNVVATGELLVGYMLAIQQSTTDTSQELVGFPTTDPAFGKPAVWVAGAEAQRAAQLGYLIQDPTNVLTAHMEHTVRSYAHEILSREEVQMMLNRLKEKAPVTVKDLVPEILSLSEVQRVLQGLIREGVSIRDLATILERLADYGKMTKDIFLLNEMIRQQLSRQICASLATEEGVIEVITLDPGVENTIQGSITNTPLGPQAAVNPQIMQLILARLAAVQQEAVARGSNPVLLTNPTIRPHVKGLIERNFPTMAVISYAEINAKFKVQSVGQVSIAVGVN